A genomic region of Aeropyrum pernix K1 contains the following coding sequences:
- a CDS encoding iron-sulfur cluster assembly protein, translating into MLSEEEGGAKIVLEGPKELLDRIVEALKEVYDPEIPVNVYDLGLIYEVRVEGPREKPRIKVKMSLTAIGCPVSVALPAYVEDAIREAVPEAEDVEVEVVFDPPWTPERVTPEGRELLKTIYGYDVVEQWKRAAQQQYGG; encoded by the coding sequence ATGTTGTCCGAGGAGGAGGGTGGCGCTAAGATTGTTCTCGAGGGTCCCAAGGAGCTGCTGGACAGGATAGTTGAGGCTCTCAAGGAGGTCTACGACCCCGAGATACCTGTCAACGTTTACGACCTGGGGCTCATATATGAGGTGAGGGTTGAGGGGCCCAGGGAGAAGCCGAGGATTAAGGTGAAGATGAGCCTCACAGCTATAGGATGCCCCGTTAGCGTGGCCCTGCCAGCGTATGTGGAAGACGCTATAAGAGAGGCGGTCCCCGAGGCTGAGGACGTGGAGGTCGAGGTTGTGTTCGACCCGCCCTGGACGCCGGAGAGGGTCACGCCGGAGGGCAGGGAGCTCCTGAAGACCATATATGGCTACGACGTGGTGGAGCAGTGGAAGAGGGCCGCCCAGCAGCAGTATGGAGGTTAA